In the genome of Raphanus sativus cultivar WK10039 chromosome 4, ASM80110v3, whole genome shotgun sequence, one region contains:
- the LOC108851110 gene encoding LOW QUALITY PROTEIN: F-box/kelch-repeat protein At5g49000-like (The sequence of the model RefSeq protein was modified relative to this genomic sequence to represent the inferred CDS: deleted 1 base in 1 codon), which translates to MSSPKNKKKRNKPLLNPSTLFPLTTANLSLPDDLLLSCIARLSRLYYPTLSLVSKSYRSLLASPELYKTRSLLNRTESCLYVCLRFSPDCNPRWFTLSRRPNRTLGRNNKFSNYLLVPVTSPHATSVRSSLVAVGSDIYEIGGLINGVPSSSVSVLDCRSNLWHQAPNMKVGRTFPSAEVIDGKILVKGGLELKDVNSAKWVEVFNPNTRTWTTVSFTCGSKEWQSQYDNGMASHSSSFCLVDDVSYSFDHGKLKWFDAKVGDWRFITGLEGLPKFLLGCRTSWHVHLADYGGKMVILWDRHDRSSNCQGRTIWCAVISLERCSSEEISGTLEWSDAVLKVPKSFEFVHVLAVTV; encoded by the exons ATGTCGTCCCctaagaataagaagaagaggaaTAAGCCGTTGCTTAATCCATCGACTTTGTTTCCGCTAACGACCGCAAACTTGTCACTTCCTGATGATTTGCTATTGAGCTGCATCGCACGGCTCTCTAGATTGTACTACCCGACTCTCTCCCTCGTTAGCAAAAGCTACCGATCTCTCCTTGCTTCTCCGGAGCTTTACAAAACCCGTTCCCTTTTAAACCGCACAGAGAGCTGTCTCTATGTTTGCTTACGTTTCTCTCCTGACTGTAACCCTAGATGGTTTACTCTCAGCCGGAGACCTAATCGAACCCTAGGTAGGAATAATAAGTTTAGTAACTATCTTTTGGTTCCAGTCACATCTCCCCATGCTACGTCTGTTCGGTCGAGTTTAGTCGCTGTTGGTTCTGATATCTACGAGATAGGCGGACTCATCAACGGCGTGCCTTCCTCTAGCGTCTCGGTTCTTGACTGCCGGTCCAACTTGTGGCACCAGGCTCCGAACATGAAGGTGGGCAGGACGTTTCCATCAGCAGAAGTCATTGATGGAAAGATACTTGTTAAAGGAGGTCTTGAGCTTAAAGACGTGAATTCAGCCAAGTGGGTAGAGGTTTTCAATCCAAAT ACTCGAACTTGGACGACTGTGTCATTTACATGTGGATCTAAAGAATGGCAGTCACAGTATGATAATGGAATGGCATCGCATTCATCTTCTTTTTGCCTGGTCGATGACGTGTCTTATTCATTTGACCACGGAAAGTTAAAATGGTTTGATGCTAAGGTAGGAGATTGGAGATTCATAACGGGGTTGGAAGGTCTGCCTAAGTTTCTTTTAGGTTGTAGGACTTCTTGGCATGTTCACTTGGCGGATTATGGTGGAAAGATGGTGATTTTATGGGATAGACATGATCGTTCTAGCAATTGTCAGGGAAGGACTATTTGGTGTGCGGTGATTTCCCTGGAAAGGTGTAGTAGTGAAGAGATTTCGGGGACCCTCGAGTGGTCTGATGCAGTGCTTAAAGTCCCCAAATCTTTTGAGTTCGTGCATGTTCTTGCTGTCACAGTTTGA
- the LOC130511376 gene encoding secreted RxLR effector protein 161-like → MEMNAKFSKSPSERNVDEREYRRSIGCLRYLLHTRPDLSFSVGVLSRYMQEPKESHGAALKKLLRYLRGTCSLGLHFLCGRNLKLEGYSNSSHNVDIDDGESTTGHVFYLGNFPIIWCSTKQEIVVLPSCEAKFMAATEAAKQAI, encoded by the coding sequence ATGGAAATGAATGCTAAATTCTCTAAGTCACCCAGTGAAAGGAATGTCGATGAAAGGGAGTATCGACGAAGCATTGGTTGTCTTCGATATTTGCTGCACACTCGCCCTGACTTATCATTCAGCGTTGGGGTGCTTAGTAGGTATATGCAAGAACCGAAGGAGTCTCATGGTGCagcattaaaaaaattactgaGATATTTGCGTGGAACATGTTCTCTTGGGCTCCATTTCTTGTGTGGAAGAAATTTGAAGCTGGAAGGTTACAGCAACAGTTCACATAACGTGGACATCGACGATGGGGAGAGTACAACAGGCCATGTATTCTATCTTGGAAATTTTCCTATAATATGGTGTTCTACGAAGCAAGAAATAGTTGTGCTACCAAGTTGTGAAGCAAAGTTTATGGCCGCTACGGAAGCCGCTAAGCAAGCCATCTGA